The following are encoded in a window of Prochlorococcus marinus str. MIT 1013 genomic DNA:
- the cysK gene encoding cysteine synthase A: protein MPIANDITALVGQTPLVKLNRLPNDFNCRAEIVAKLESFNPTASVKDRIAGAMVKSAEKEGTIKPGHTVLIEPTSGNTGIALAMVAAAKGYRLILTMPDTMSTERRSMLRAFGAELQLTPGKEGIQGAIHLAKELVASIPNAYLLQQFDNLSNPEIHEKTTAEEIWKDCEGKLDALIAGVGTGGTITGCARFLKQKNPKIKVFAVEPSSSPVLSGGNPGSHAIQGIGAGFIPNVLDMNQIDEVIRINDHEAMDIGRRLAKEEGLLSGVSSGAAVAAALKVGNQTEFTNKRLVVILPSFGERYLSTSMFTCIPAKPVKGNEYL from the coding sequence ATGCCAATTGCTAATGACATAACTGCTTTGGTTGGCCAAACACCTTTGGTCAAACTGAATCGATTACCTAATGACTTTAATTGTAGAGCTGAAATTGTAGCTAAATTAGAAAGTTTCAACCCGACAGCATCCGTAAAAGACCGTATAGCTGGCGCAATGGTCAAATCAGCAGAAAAAGAGGGAACCATCAAACCTGGACATACTGTTCTTATTGAGCCAACTAGTGGAAATACAGGAATTGCATTGGCCATGGTTGCTGCAGCAAAAGGTTATCGGCTCATACTTACAATGCCTGACACAATGAGTACTGAGCGACGCTCAATGTTAAGAGCATTTGGGGCAGAGCTTCAACTAACTCCAGGCAAAGAGGGAATCCAGGGCGCTATTCATCTGGCAAAGGAATTAGTAGCTTCTATACCTAATGCATATTTACTTCAGCAATTCGATAATTTATCCAATCCTGAAATTCATGAAAAAACTACCGCTGAAGAAATTTGGAAAGATTGCGAAGGCAAACTTGATGCATTAATTGCTGGAGTAGGGACAGGAGGGACAATCACAGGTTGTGCCAGATTTTTAAAACAAAAAAATCCAAAAATCAAGGTTTTTGCGGTAGAACCTTCATCAAGCCCAGTTCTCTCAGGAGGAAATCCCGGGTCACATGCAATACAAGGTATTGGTGCTGGTTTCATCCCTAATGTATTAGATATGAATCAAATTGATGAAGTAATAAGGATCAATGATCATGAAGCAATGGACATAGGAAGAAGACTTGCCAAAGAAGAAGGATTGCTAAGTGGTGTCAGCAGTGGTGCTGCAGTAGCAGCTGCTTTAAAGGTAGGGAATCAAACTGAGTTTACGAATAAGCGCTTGGTTGTTATCCTTCCTAGTTTTGGTGAACGATATCTCTCAACAAGCATGTTTACTTGCATCCCAGCAAAACCAGTAAAAGGTAATGAGTACCTCTAA